Part of the Thermofilum sp. genome, AGGTGGGGTTGCCGTGATGCTCGCCCGCTGCGGTGAGCCGCTGGGGGACCACCTGCTGAACGTGGCCAGCCTGGCCCGGCTCCTCTCCGAGAGGCTCAAGCTGAACCTCGAGCAGGAGGCCTACCTGGCTGGGCTGCTCCACGACGTCGGGAAGGCGGACGCGGGGGCCCAGAGGAGGATAGCTGAGGGCTGCGGGACGGGGCGCGAGCTGGGGAGCCCGGGCCACGAGGTCGTCTCGGCTGTCGTCGCCTTCGATGCCCTGAGGGGGTGCGGCCTGCAGCTGGAGGCGGCTTTCGAAGTCGTGGGAGCCATCCTGAGGCACCACCAGGCGATGAGGACCGCTGACGAGGCTCTGAGCGACTTGAGGAGGTGGTTCAGGGGCAGGGTCTCCGAGCCCGCGGAGCTCGAGGCGGCGCTGAGCAGGGGGTTGAGCACCCTCGGGCTCAGCTTCGCCGCCCCCGCGTGGCCCGCCAGCGTCGAAGACCTCGAGGAGCGCCTCGCGAGCATGCAGAGGGTTTTCGAGAAGCTGTACGGCCAGCCGGCGCGTACTCTTCGCGCCCGCCTGCTGTCAGGCCTCGTCATGGTCGCCGACACGTACGTCGCCGGCACGGTAGCGGAAGGAGAGAGGGAGAGCTTGTACAAGAGGGAGGTGAAGCGCTTCGTAGAGCTGCTCCGCCGGTAGCGGCCTCCGCTCCTCTGCTGCGCGAAGGCAACGGGCGCTGAGCTCTGGAGTGGGGAGGAGAGCCGCGACGCCTTTTCACTCTTCAACTGCGCGAGGCGCAGGTTTCTGAGGGAGATTCGTCGACTTTCGCTTCTCTCTGCTGTCTCCGAGCATTTTCTGCTCAAGCCCCCAGGGTGAGCGCTAGCACTCTCTTCTGAGGATTCGCGCTGCCTGCGCTCCGGCTTTCTGCAGCGAAAGCTTTATATACTGCTTTGGAGCTTGCCGGGGCTGAGGGGCGCCGGTTTCCTGCTGCTGGCTGGGGGCCGGTGCGGCTGCTCTCGTTCTTCAAGGGTGTCTCGCGCGCTAGCCTTCTTGCTCTTCCTTGCCCAGAGTTACGGGGGAGCAGGATGAGGCTGCGCGACTACCTGGAGAGGTATCCCGACTTGAAGCACCTGACTTACGCGGCTGTCAGGTGCCTGCCGGGCGGGGAGGAGCTCCTCGAAGCCGAGGTGGGCTTCGACCCGGAGTTGAGGGCGGCTGGCTGCGTTGATGTCGGGGAGAGGCGTATCGTGTTCCGCGAGGATCCGCCTGACGAGCTGACTCTGCTCCACGAGCTCGTTCACCTGGCTGGCTGCTACGTGGAGAGGTACGCGGGAACCCTGTCCCTCATCCTCCTCTACTTCGCCGAGAACGGGGTTGTCTGCAACCTGTTCAGGCTGCTGGAGCTGACGCCCAGCGACTTCGAGAGGGCGGTTAGAGAGGCTACCGGGCTGAGCCTCGAAGAGTGGATCAACTCGAGGGGCGTGGGTGCACCCTGCACGACGCTCGACGAGAGGGAGGGAAGGCTGAAGTTCGACGGGGACTGCTTCTCCCTCCTCGTGGACTTCTTCATCGGGTGGCTGCAGATCGAGAGCGTGGCCGGCGACGAAGCGTGCCGGGCGATCGTCGAGAGGCTGGCCGCTCTAACCCTCGAGGGCGGGGGCCCGGGCCGCGGGGGAACGGAGAGGTGCTCTGCGGTGGACGCTGAGGAGGTAGAGGAGTAGCCGCTAGGGCTTCGCCGCTCGCGGGCGCCCCCGGCTGCCTGAACCCGTGCTGTCCCTTAAACCGGTTTTTTATCGTGGAGGCGTTCTACGCTGCTCTCGGTGTCTGTGAGGTAGCTGGCCGCTCGGCCTGGGCTTTGAGCCGGAACGGATCTTCCAGCTGCTGTCGGGGGCTCGGTGCCCGGTAGAAAACTTATATCGTGAGGCCCCTGCTGAAGCGCTGGCTGGGGGCGGCCCGGAGGCGCCCGGTAAGCCTGCTGGGTCCCGGTGACTGGGCATGTCGAGGAGCTTGCTCGCGCTGGTCGACCTGAACAGGGTGGCTGGCTATGTGCTTTCGAAGAGGGGGAGCGATGGAGGCTACCTCTCCTTCCAGTACATGGACATGTTCGAGTCGTCGGCGGAAGACACGTTCTATGCTCTTTCAACGCTCTCTGCGCTGAAAGTGGATCCTCCCGGCTTAGAGTCGACGATCAGCTTCTTGAAGCGCTTGCAAGACCCCTCGGGAGGCTACGGGAGCGTCGAGGTAGCTTACTACTCGGTAACGGCTTTAAGCCTCCTCGGGGGAGAAGCCCAGAGACCCTGAGGGGGCGGGCCGCTTCCTCCTCAAAGTGCTGGAAGCGCTCCTCGAGCAGCGCGGCGACAGCGCCTGGATCCTCCTCGAGGGGCGGCCCCTCTTCAACGAGAAGGGAGTCCTCCGGTCCAAGGACGCTACCTACATCCTCACACCCGCCGACGTGACCCCGTGGCTGCACAGGCTCTCGATGGTAGTGCTCGCGCTGGTCACCCTCGACGGCCTCCCGGAAAGCTACGCCGGCGAGGTCGCAGCCCTGCTGCTTGAGCAGCGGAGCAGCGGGGGCTTCGGCAGCCCGGCGCCGGCACTCGA contains:
- a CDS encoding CRISPR-associated endonuclease Cas3'', whose amino-acid sequence is MLARCGEPLGDHLLNVASLARLLSERLKLNLEQEAYLAGLLHDVGKADAGAQRRIAEGCGTGRELGSPGHEVVSAVVAFDALRGCGLQLEAAFEVVGAILRHHQAMRTADEALSDLRRWFRGRVSEPAELEAALSRGLSTLGLSFAAPAWPASVEDLEERLASMQRVFEKLYGQPARTLRARLLSGLVMVADTYVAGTVAEGERESLYKREVKRFVELLRR